In Hamadaea flava, a genomic segment contains:
- a CDS encoding SRPBCC family protein, translating to MSSNAVFQVAPRGDREIVMTRVFDAPRELVWAAFTDPEHLKHWWGRGNPMTIEMDARVGGRYRFVEHSPEGDEAFRGEILELVPNEKVVQTFEWEGLPGHIATDTMVMTEEGGKTLVTTTSMFMSQEDRDGMIASGMETGARQSYEALDAYLAKL from the coding sequence ATGTCCTCGAACGCCGTTTTCCAGGTGGCCCCGCGCGGTGACCGTGAGATCGTCATGACCCGCGTCTTCGACGCTCCCCGTGAGCTGGTCTGGGCCGCCTTCACCGATCCCGAGCACCTGAAGCACTGGTGGGGCCGAGGCAATCCGATGACGATCGAGATGGACGCCCGCGTCGGCGGCCGCTACCGCTTCGTCGAGCACTCGCCCGAGGGCGACGAGGCGTTCCGGGGCGAGATCCTGGAGCTGGTTCCGAACGAGAAGGTCGTGCAGACCTTCGAATGGGAGGGCCTGCCCGGCCACATCGCCACCGACACCATGGTGATGACCGAGGAGGGCGGCAAGACGCTCGTCACGACGACGTCCATGTTCATGAGCCAGGAAGACCGGGACGGCATGATCGCCTCCGGCATGGAGACCGGAGCCCGGCAGTCCTACGAGGCGCTGGACGCGTACCTGGCGAAGCTCTGA